Within Candidatus Bathyarchaeota archaeon, the genomic segment AACGCTTAAGATTTTGGGCTAACGTGTTTGACTGTTTTTGGGTTAAGGGGTGCAACGCGTTGGTGCCCTAGTTTTTTTAGACAGGGTACACTAGGAAAGTTTATAGCCCTTAGCTTATCAATCAATATGAATGATAAGGTTTATTAGTTAGCTATGCAGCTTCTGTTTGTGCTCTTAGAAAAGTTTGGAGAATCCTTTTTCGACGCCGGACCACCCAGCATCGGAGGAACTCAAAAATTGAAAAACACCCCACTCACCAAAAATCATAGTAATGATTCTAATTTTAGCCTAAAATTATGGGAGAACTAAAAGTTTGACAACCACACAAAAATTCCAAAAAGACGATGTTCATAATCTCCTCAAAACATTCTTCGCAGAAAAAGGTCTAGTCCGCCAGCACTTAGACAGTTACAACGAATTCATCGACCACGGACTCCAAGAAGTCGTCGATGAAGTCGGCGAAATCCCCATCGAAGTACCTGAGAGTCCATACAAAGTTAAACTCGGCCAAATCTGGGTAATTGACCCACAAAGCCGCATAACTGGCCCATACGCCACAGAAGTAGATGGTACAAAACATGAAATTTACCCCATGGAAGCACGCCTAAGAAACTTGGCGTACTCTGCACCCATCGCGCTCGAAATGACCCCCATCATAGATGGTCGCGAACAGGACACCGAGCTAGTTTACATCGGTAATATCCCTGTTATGCTGAAGAGCAAGCTTTGCTTCCTCAGCCAACTCAGCCGCGAGGAACTTATCGCTGCAGGGGAAGACCCAGATGATCCTGGAGGATACTTTGTCGTTAACGGTTCTGAACGTGTCATCGTAGCTATGGAAGACCTCGCGCCAAACCGCGTCATCGTAGACATAGATGATAAAGGAACCAGCCCTGTTTATCAAGCTAAAATCTTCTCCACAACAGTAGGCTTCAGAGCCAGAATCGAACTTAAACTCAAATCAGACGACGCAATCTACGTCACCATGCCTGGAGTGCCCACAGAAATTCCATTCGTCGTCATCATGCGTGCACTCAGCATGGAAAAAGACAAAGACATCGCGGAAGCCGTCAGCCTAGACCCCGATATCCAAAGCCAACTCGGCGCATCATTCGAGAAAGCCATCGGTGTAGACACCCCACAAGACGCCATCCTATTCATCGGCAACCGCGTTGCACACGGCCAAGTTGAAGAGTACCGTCTCCAGAAAGCCGAAACCGCATTAGACAAAAACTTCCTCCCACACCTTGGCAGAAGCGACAAAAACCGCAAAGAAAAAGCCATATTCCTAGGCGAAATGGCATACCGCGTTATCCAACTTAAAATGGGCAAACGCACACCAGACGACAAAGACCACTTCAAGAACAAACGTCTTCGCCTCGGTGGTCCACTGCTCGCAGACTTATTCCGCGTTTCATTCCGCAACTTAACCCGCGACATCAAGTACCAACTTGAACGCATCGGCGTAAAAGGCCCAATCATCACCGTCTCAGCCGCAGTCCGCCCCGGTATCATCACTGAGCGATTCCAGCATGCGTTGGCAACTGGCAACTGGGGCAGAGGCAGAGTCGGCATCACACAACTACTAGACCGAACAAACTACATCTCAACCCTTAGCCACCTAAGAAGACTCCAATCACCCCTGAGCAGGAGCCAGCCGAACTTCGAAGCCAGAGACTTACACCCAACCCACTGGGGCAGGCTTTGTCCAAACGAAACCCCTGAAGGCTCAAACTGCGGTCTCGTAAAGAACCTCGCATTATCCGCCTCCATTGCAGTAGGTGTAAACCCTGACCGCATAAAGCAACTACTCTTTGAAATGGGCACCGTTCCCGCATATGAAGCCACAAACGAGCTTCGTGTTAACGGCGCCAAAGTTTTCGTTGACGGAAACATAATCGGATACTGCAACAACCCGCAGGAAATGGTGCAGAATTTCCGCCAGAGACGACGCTCAGGAGAAATCTCCACAGAAGTTAACATAACCTACTTCAGCAAGCAACAGACCGAAACCGAAGAAGTGCATGCCAACTGTGACGAAGGACGCGTAAGACGCCCCTTAATCATCGTCGAAAACGGTACCCCTAAACTGCAAAACAAGCACTTCGAAAAAATCGGTTTAGGCGAATGGACTTGGGAAGACCTCGTTAAAAACGGCTTAATCGAATACCTTGACGCTGAAGAAGAAGAAAACGCCTACATTGCACTCAGCTACGACGCCATCACACCCCAAACGACCCACGCAGAAATCGCCACCTTCACTATACTTGGCATCTGCGCTTCCACTATTCCTTATCCAGAACATAACCAGTCACCACGTAACTCATACCAAGCCGCCATGGCCAAACAGGCCCTGGGCGTTTACGGAACAAACTTCCACAACCGAACAGATTCCCGCAGCCACATCCTCCACTACCCACAGGTTCCTTTGGTTCAGACAGAAAACATGGACGTCATGGGCTACAAGCAGCGCCCCACAGGCCAAAACTGTGTTGTCGCAGTCTTGAGCTTTGAAGGCTACAACATGGAAGACGCCATCATATTCAACAAAGCCAGCATCGAGCGCGGTTTAGCTCGTAGCACTTTCTACCGCATCTATGAAGCTGAATGCCGCCAATACCTCGGAGGCTTAAAAGATCAATTCAGAGTTCCAGAACCTGGCACACGCGGCTACAGAGGCGAACAATACTATCGCTTGCTTGAACCCGACGGAATCATCAGTCTCGAATCTCAAGTCGTAGGCGGAGATGTTTTAATCGGCAGAATCAGCCCGCCAAGGTTCCTGGAAGAATACAAGGAATTTGAAGTTAAAGGCCCCAGCATGCGTGACACCTCTGTCGACATGCGGCCCAGCGAAACAGGCATCGTTGACGGCATATTCATCACTGAAAGCGGCGAAGGCAGCCAACTCGTTAAAGTCCGCGTTCGCGATCAGCGTGTCCCCGAACTCGGAGACAAATTCGCATCGCGTCACGGTCAGAAAGGAGTCATCGGCTTAATCGTTCCGCAAGAAGACTTGCCCTTCACAGAAGACGGCATGGTTCCAGACCTAATCATCAACCCCCACGCTATCCCCAGCCGTATGACCA encodes:
- a CDS encoding DNA-directed RNA polymerase subunit B yields the protein MTTTQKFQKDDVHNLLKTFFAEKGLVRQHLDSYNEFIDHGLQEVVDEVGEIPIEVPESPYKVKLGQIWVIDPQSRITGPYATEVDGTKHEIYPMEARLRNLAYSAPIALEMTPIIDGREQDTELVYIGNIPVMLKSKLCFLSQLSREELIAAGEDPDDPGGYFVVNGSERVIVAMEDLAPNRVIVDIDDKGTSPVYQAKIFSTTVGFRARIELKLKSDDAIYVTMPGVPTEIPFVVIMRALSMEKDKDIAEAVSLDPDIQSQLGASFEKAIGVDTPQDAILFIGNRVAHGQVEEYRLQKAETALDKNFLPHLGRSDKNRKEKAIFLGEMAYRVIQLKMGKRTPDDKDHFKNKRLRLGGPLLADLFRVSFRNLTRDIKYQLERIGVKGPIITVSAAVRPGIITERFQHALATGNWGRGRVGITQLLDRTNYISTLSHLRRLQSPLSRSQPNFEARDLHPTHWGRLCPNETPEGSNCGLVKNLALSASIAVGVNPDRIKQLLFEMGTVPAYEATNELRVNGAKVFVDGNIIGYCNNPQEMVQNFRQRRRSGEISTEVNITYFSKQQTETEEVHANCDEGRVRRPLIIVENGTPKLQNKHFEKIGLGEWTWEDLVKNGLIEYLDAEEEENAYIALSYDAITPQTTHAEIATFTILGICASTIPYPEHNQSPRNSYQAAMAKQALGVYGTNFHNRTDSRSHILHYPQVPLVQTENMDVMGYKQRPTGQNCVVAVLSFEGYNMEDAIIFNKASIERGLARSTFYRIYEAECRQYLGGLKDQFRVPEPGTRGYRGEQYYRLLEPDGIISLESQVVGGDVLIGRISPPRFLEEYKEFEVKGPSMRDTSVDMRPSETGIVDGIFITESGEGSQLVKVRVRDQRVPELGDKFASRHGQKGVIGLIVPQEDLPFTEDGMVPDLIINPHAIPSRMTIGQFIESLSGKAAAARGKPGDGTPFTNEGPDEVRKNLIKLGFSHTGSEVFYNGTSGEKFVADVFVGIVYYQKLHHMVADKIHARARGQVQMLTRQPTEGRARGGGLRFGEMERDCLIGHGAAMLLRDRLLEESDKYTLYICENCGQIAFFDMKQRRYVCKICDEKAKIAPVIVSYAFKLLLQELQSLCITPKLKLKEKA